A DNA window from Sphingomonas changnyeongensis contains the following coding sequences:
- a CDS encoding acyl-CoA dehydrogenase family protein: protein MALDAETFEALVENVRRYVAERLRPIEAQVEEDDSIPDAVLDEMKAMGLYGLSIAPEYGGLGLSMAEEVRIAFELGRTTPAFRSAFGTNVGIGSQGLVMAGTEAQKARYLPLIASGELITSFALTEPEAGSDGASVRTRAVRDGDVYRLTGSKRYITNANKAGLFTVMARTGGEGAGGVSAFLVPRDLPGLSVGTPERKMGQKGAHICDVHFDDVPVPAENLLGAEGEGFKIAMRVLDRGRLHIAGVCVGVAERLIADCVGYATTRRQFGQPISNFQLVQAMIADSKTEALAARALVLDAAAAKDRGEAVTMEAAAAKYFASEMVGRVADRAVQIYGGAGYLADYGIERLYRDVRLFRIYEGTSQIQQIVIARETIRRGG from the coding sequence ATGGCCCTGGACGCGGAGACTTTCGAAGCGCTTGTGGAGAATGTCCGTCGTTACGTAGCGGAAAGGCTGCGGCCGATCGAAGCGCAGGTCGAAGAGGATGATTCGATCCCCGATGCGGTGCTCGACGAGATGAAGGCGATGGGCCTTTACGGCCTGTCGATCGCCCCCGAATATGGCGGCCTTGGCCTGTCCATGGCCGAGGAAGTGCGCATCGCGTTCGAGCTGGGGCGCACCACCCCGGCCTTCCGCTCGGCGTTCGGCACCAATGTCGGCATCGGCAGCCAGGGGCTGGTGATGGCCGGCACCGAAGCGCAAAAGGCGCGCTATCTGCCGCTGATCGCGAGCGGCGAGCTGATTACCAGCTTTGCGCTGACCGAGCCCGAGGCGGGATCCGACGGCGCATCGGTGCGCACCCGCGCGGTGCGCGACGGCGATGTCTACCGGCTGACCGGGTCCAAGCGCTACATCACCAACGCCAACAAGGCCGGGCTGTTCACCGTCATGGCCCGCACCGGCGGCGAGGGGGCGGGCGGCGTGTCGGCCTTTCTGGTGCCGCGCGACCTGCCCGGCCTGTCGGTCGGCACGCCCGAACGCAAGATGGGCCAGAAGGGCGCGCATATCTGCGACGTGCATTTCGACGATGTGCCGGTGCCGGCGGAAAACTTGCTGGGCGCCGAGGGCGAAGGCTTCAAGATCGCGATGCGCGTGCTCGATCGCGGGCGGCTGCACATCGCCGGCGTCTGTGTCGGCGTTGCCGAGCGGCTGATCGCCGACTGTGTCGGCTATGCCACCACGCGGCGGCAGTTCGGCCAGCCGATCTCGAACTTCCAGCTCGTCCAGGCGATGATCGCCGATTCCAAGACCGAGGCGCTTGCCGCCCGCGCGCTCGTTCTCGATGCCGCCGCCGCCAAGGACCGGGGCGAGGCGGTGACGATGGAGGCCGCCGCCGCCAAATATTTCGCCAGCGAGATGGTCGGCCGCGTCGCCGACCGGGCGGTGCAGATCTATGGCGGTGCCGGCTATCTCGCCGATTACGGGATCGAGCGGCTCTACCGCGACGTGCGGCTGTTCCGCATCTACGAGGGCACCAGCCAGATCCAGCAGATCGTCATCGCGCGCGAGACGATCCGGCGCGGCGGCTGA
- a CDS encoding SDR family oxidoreductase has translation MDIASFFRLDGRVALVTGGSRNIGRWIAQGFIAQGAKVYISARRAEDCFATAEELGPNCIALPQDVSTVAGCQALAAQLAEHESRLDILVNNAGTAWGEAFETFPEKGWDKVMDLNVKSPFFLTQALYPMLKAAGAAGQPAKVINITSIDGQRLNPWETYSYQTSKAALIYLTKRMAARLVADNINVTSLAPGAFPSQMNRAARDHGDEVARAIPARRIGIPEDMAAAALYLAARSGDYVIGETLTVDGGLVSASCGVSIDAD, from the coding sequence ATGGACATCGCATCTTTCTTCCGCCTCGACGGGCGCGTCGCGCTGGTCACCGGCGGGTCGCGCAACATCGGCCGCTGGATCGCCCAAGGCTTTATCGCGCAGGGGGCCAAGGTCTATATCTCGGCGCGCCGGGCCGAGGACTGCTTTGCCACCGCAGAGGAACTGGGGCCGAACTGCATCGCGCTGCCGCAGGACGTGTCGACCGTCGCCGGCTGCCAGGCGCTCGCCGCGCAGCTTGCCGAGCATGAAAGCCGGCTCGACATTCTGGTCAACAATGCCGGCACCGCCTGGGGCGAGGCGTTCGAGACCTTCCCCGAAAAGGGCTGGGACAAGGTGATGGATCTGAACGTCAAATCGCCCTTCTTCCTCACCCAGGCGCTCTATCCGATGCTCAAGGCGGCGGGCGCGGCCGGGCAGCCGGCCAAGGTCATCAACATCACCTCGATCGACGGCCAGCGCCTCAACCCCTGGGAAACCTACAGCTACCAGACGTCGAAGGCGGCGCTCATCTATCTGACCAAGCGGATGGCGGCGCGGCTGGTTGCCGACAACATCAACGTCACCTCGCTGGCGCCGGGCGCGTTCCCGTCGCAGATGAACCGCGCCGCGCGCGACCATGGCGACGAAGTTGCCCGCGCCATCCCCGCGCGCCGGATCGGCATTCCCGAGGACATGGCGGCCGCCGCGCTCTATCTGGCCGCGCGCTCGGGCGACTATGTGATCGGCGAGACGCTGACCGTCGACGGCGGGCTGGTGAGCGCGTCGTGCGGCGTCAGCATCGACGCCGACTGA
- a CDS encoding PaaI family thioesterase, which produces MKLPPYAELLELRIAGLEGGAPVLAMPYHHGVAGRPGFLHGGAIGGLLEMAAFAALHAAFADADRPRIKPVTVTVDFMRGGREVETFALGTVERLGTRIANVVAHAWQDDRTRPIAAARMNMLLRRD; this is translated from the coding sequence ATGAAGCTGCCGCCTTATGCCGAGCTGCTGGAGCTGCGGATCGCGGGCCTGGAAGGGGGCGCGCCCGTCCTTGCCATGCCCTATCATCACGGCGTTGCCGGGCGGCCGGGATTCCTGCACGGCGGCGCCATTGGCGGGCTGCTGGAAATGGCCGCCTTTGCCGCACTTCACGCCGCCTTTGCCGATGCCGACCGCCCGCGCATCAAGCCGGTGACGGTGACGGTCGATTTCATGCGCGGCGGGCGCGAGGTCGAAACCTTCGCGCTCGGCACGGTTGAACGGCTGGGAACGCGCATCGCCAATGTCGTCGCCCATGCCTGGCAGGATGATCGCACGCGGCCGATCGCGGCCGCGCGGATGAACATGCTGCTGCGGCGCGACTGA
- a CDS encoding PaaI family thioesterase: protein MPFDTRFDPERFVRTLASRAHGGLIGLRYVGHGPDWAELAIDYRDALVGDPDSGVLASGPILALMDMATSMAIWIRQDQFRAQATLDLRIDYLRPATPGRAVIGRGECYRLTRSIAFVRGQAHDGDPDDPIAHVAGTYMFTDLP from the coding sequence ATGCCGTTCGACACGCGCTTCGACCCCGAACGTTTCGTGCGCACCCTGGCCAGCCGCGCGCATGGCGGGCTGATCGGGCTGCGCTATGTCGGCCATGGCCCGGACTGGGCGGAACTGGCCATCGACTATCGCGACGCGCTGGTCGGCGATCCGGACAGCGGCGTGCTCGCCTCCGGCCCGATCCTGGCGCTGATGGACATGGCGACCAGCATGGCGATCTGGATCCGCCAGGACCAGTTCCGCGCCCAGGCGACACTTGACCTCCGGATCGATTATCTGCGCCCGGCAACGCCCGGCCGCGCGGTGATCGGCCGCGGCGAATGCTATCGGCTGACGCGCAGCATCGCCTTTGTGCGCGGCCAGGCGCATGACGGCGACCCGGACGATCCCATCGCCCATGTCGCGGGCACCTATATGTTCACGGACCTGCCATGA
- a CDS encoding acyl-CoA synthetase, whose amino-acid sequence MHPARHALTQPDKPALIMAETGETLSFAELDARSNRAAQLYRARGCRRGDVVALFLENHLRYLELAWGAQRAGLFFVCVSSKLTPAEVDYILTDSGARLLITQASLARTAAALTVAGIDRLVLDGDVPGFEDAEAALALMPPEPIEDESAGVDMLYSSGTTGRPKGIKVALPDPPEIDAPNTLMLLAQGLYGMNADSIYLCPAPLYHAAPLRWTMTAQRLGGTAVVMAHFDPEAALAAIQRYKVTHGQFVPTHFVRMLKLPEAVRRGYDTSSLKVAFHAAAPCPVPVKQAMLDWWGPVIHEYYAGSEGNGMTAIGPVDWLAHPGSVGRAVHGIAHICDEDGNVLPPRETGMVYFESPTSFEYHNDPEKTAQTRNRHGWSTLGDVGWMDEDGFLYLTDRASFMIISGGVNIYPQEIENHLVTHPSVGDVAVIGGPHDEMGEEVIAVIEPAPGVAPGLELAEELTRFCRAALSGVKTPRRFDFVDELPRHPTGKLYKRLLRDRYWGKTETRIV is encoded by the coding sequence ATGCACCCCGCCCGCCATGCCCTGACCCAACCCGACAAACCGGCGCTGATCATGGCCGAGACCGGCGAGACGCTGAGCTTTGCCGAGCTTGACGCCCGTTCGAACCGCGCCGCCCAGCTCTACCGGGCGCGCGGCTGCCGCCGCGGCGACGTGGTCGCCCTGTTCCTTGAAAATCATCTCCGCTACCTCGAACTGGCCTGGGGCGCGCAGCGTGCCGGCCTGTTCTTCGTCTGCGTGTCGAGCAAGCTGACCCCGGCCGAGGTCGATTACATCCTGACCGACAGCGGCGCGCGGCTGCTGATCACCCAGGCCAGCCTCGCGCGCACGGCGGCCGCGCTGACGGTCGCCGGGATCGACCGGCTGGTGCTCGACGGCGATGTGCCGGGCTTTGAGGATGCCGAGGCCGCGCTGGCGCTGATGCCGCCCGAGCCGATCGAGGACGAAAGCGCCGGCGTCGACATGCTCTATTCGTCCGGCACCACCGGCCGGCCCAAGGGAATCAAGGTCGCGCTGCCCGATCCGCCGGAAATCGACGCGCCCAACACGCTGATGCTGCTCGCCCAGGGGCTGTACGGGATGAATGCCGACAGCATCTATCTGTGCCCGGCGCCGCTCTATCACGCCGCCCCCCTGCGCTGGACGATGACCGCCCAGCGGCTGGGCGGCACCGCGGTCGTCATGGCCCATTTCGATCCCGAGGCGGCGCTCGCCGCGATCCAGCGCTACAAGGTCACCCACGGCCAGTTCGTGCCGACCCATTTCGTGCGCATGCTGAAACTGCCCGAGGCGGTGCGGCGCGGCTATGACACCTCGTCGCTCAAGGTCGCCTTCCACGCCGCCGCGCCCTGCCCGGTGCCGGTCAAGCAGGCGATGCTCGACTGGTGGGGGCCGGTGATCCACGAATATTATGCCGGCTCCGAAGGCAATGGCATGACCGCGATCGGCCCGGTCGACTGGCTGGCGCATCCCGGTTCGGTCGGCCGCGCCGTCCACGGCATCGCGCATATCTGCGACGAGGACGGCAATGTGCTGCCGCCGCGCGAGACCGGGATGGTCTATTTCGAAAGCCCGACCAGCTTTGAATATCACAACGATCCCGAAAAGACCGCGCAGACGCGCAACCGCCATGGCTGGTCGACGCTGGGCGATGTCGGCTGGATGGACGAGGACGGGTTCCTCTATCTGACCGACCGGGCGAGCTTCATGATCATTTCGGGCGGGGTGAACATCTATCCGCAGGAGATCGAGAACCATCTCGTCACCCACCCGTCGGTCGGCGATGTGGCGGTGATCGGCGGGCCGCATGACGAAATGGGCGAAGAGGTGATCGCGGTCATCGAACCCGCGCCGGGGGTTGCGCCCGGACTGGAGCTGGCCGAGGAGCTGACCCGCTTCTGCCGGGCCGCCCTGTCGGGGGTGAAGACGCCGCGCCGGTTCGACTTTGTCGACGAACTGCCGCGCCACCCGACCGGCAAGCTCTACAAGCGCCTGTTGCGCGACCGCTATTGGGGCAAGACCGAAACGAGGATCGTATGA
- a CDS encoding crotonase/enoyl-CoA hydratase family protein: protein MTAAPTDEDRVTIAFDGGVADVRLNRPDKLNALDPAMFAGIEAALARLAAMPGLRAVVLSGEGRAFCAGLDMASMASGGASAALGGGADLTQRTHGPANIFQHVAWGWRALPVPVIAAVSGIAFGGGCQIMSGADIRIARPDARLSIMEMKWGLVPDMAGIALWRTLVRDDVLRELTYTAREFSGAEGQTLGFVTRLADDPHAEAMALARAIAARNPEAMRAAKRLYNAAAGDPEPLLVAESVEQAGVIRRPNQVEAVMANMQKRAPVFAD, encoded by the coding sequence ATGACCGCAGCACCGACCGATGAAGACCGGGTGACGATCGCCTTTGACGGCGGCGTCGCCGATGTCCGGCTCAACCGGCCCGACAAGCTCAACGCGCTCGATCCGGCGATGTTCGCCGGGATCGAGGCCGCACTTGCCCGGCTGGCGGCGATGCCCGGCCTGCGCGCGGTCGTGCTGTCGGGCGAGGGGCGGGCGTTCTGCGCGGGCCTCGACATGGCGAGCATGGCCTCGGGCGGGGCGAGCGCGGCGCTGGGCGGCGGGGCCGACCTCACCCAGCGCACGCACGGCCCCGCGAACATCTTCCAGCATGTCGCCTGGGGCTGGCGCGCGCTGCCGGTGCCGGTGATCGCGGCGGTGTCGGGCATCGCCTTTGGCGGCGGCTGCCAGATCATGTCGGGGGCCGATATCCGCATCGCCCGCCCCGATGCGCGGCTGTCGATCATGGAAATGAAATGGGGGCTGGTGCCCGACATGGCGGGCATCGCGCTGTGGCGCACGCTGGTGCGCGACGATGTGCTGCGCGAACTGACCTATACGGCGCGCGAGTTTTCAGGCGCCGAGGGCCAGACGCTCGGCTTCGTCACCCGGCTTGCCGATGATCCCCATGCCGAGGCGATGGCGCTGGCGCGGGCGATCGCGGCGCGCAACCCCGAAGCGATGCGCGCCGCCAAGCGGCTCTATAACGCCGCCGCCGGCGATCCTGAACCGCTGCTGGTCGCCGAAAGCGTCGAGCAGGCGGGGGTCATCCGCCGCCCCAACCAGGTCGAGGCGGTGATGGCCAATATGCAGAAGCGCGCGCCGGTGTTCGCCGACTGA
- the queE gene encoding 7-carboxy-7-deazaguanine synthase, giving the protein MAYAVKELFYTLQGEGRNAGRAAVFCRFAGCNLWSGREADRASAICRFCDTDFVGTDGDGGGRFADAAALADAVAAAWGGDGGQRLVVMTGGEPLLQLDPPLIDALHAHGFEIAVETNGTIAPPPGIDWLCVSPKSTATLAVTSGDELKLVYPQADALPDRFAGLDFRHFLLQPMDGPDVAANTRAAIAYCLDHPRWRLSVQTHKQLGIR; this is encoded by the coding sequence ATGGCCTATGCGGTCAAGGAACTGTTCTACACGTTGCAGGGCGAGGGCCGGAATGCCGGGCGCGCGGCCGTGTTCTGCCGCTTTGCCGGCTGCAACCTGTGGAGCGGGCGGGAGGCCGACCGGGCCAGCGCCATCTGCCGCTTCTGCGACACCGATTTTGTCGGCACCGATGGCGATGGCGGCGGGCGCTTTGCCGATGCGGCGGCGCTTGCCGATGCCGTTGCCGCCGCATGGGGCGGCGATGGCGGCCAGCGGCTGGTGGTGATGACCGGCGGCGAGCCGTTGCTTCAGCTCGATCCGCCGCTGATCGACGCGCTGCACGCGCATGGTTTCGAGATCGCGGTCGAAACCAACGGCACCATCGCGCCCCCGCCGGGCATCGACTGGCTGTGCGTCAGCCCCAAATCCACAGCCACGCTGGCGGTCACGTCGGGCGACGAGCTGAAGCTGGTCTATCCCCAGGCCGATGCCCTGCCCGACCGGTTCGCGGGCCTCGATTTCCGGCATTTCCTACTCCAGCCGATGGACGGGCCGGACGTCGCCGCCAACACCCGCGCGGCGATCGCCTATTGCCTCGATCATCCGCGCTGGCGGCTGTCGGTCCAGACCCACAAGCAGCTGGGCATCCGCTAG
- a CDS encoding MICOS complex subunit MIC60 — MTNGFDSLDGGPRPVPRRSGAFLIGMVAFLGGLALAVWALSSWPALRDMLAIETGPPPGATAPVQVQPVAAPPASAAPALAPALAASLDGRVSEIELRIDRVAERANAAGANAARAEGLLIAFAARRAIDRGLGLGYIEAELRTRFGAAQPQAVALVIDAARQPVTLEDLQLGLDDLAPALTSGVDSEGWWTALRRELGGLIVIRKAGTPSTGPAERLRHARRLLAGGQVDKAMVEIIRLPGHNEAGNWLAAARRYVRTRQALDILETSAILQPRGPATPPPLLPEPTPAR, encoded by the coding sequence ATGACCAACGGGTTCGATTCACTCGATGGCGGGCCGCGCCCGGTGCCGCGCCGGTCCGGCGCGTTTCTGATCGGCATGGTCGCCTTTCTGGGCGGGCTGGCGCTGGCCGTCTGGGCGCTGAGCAGCTGGCCGGCGCTGCGCGACATGCTGGCGATCGAAACCGGGCCGCCGCCAGGCGCCACGGCGCCAGTCCAGGTCCAGCCTGTTGCCGCGCCCCCCGCCTCAGCCGCTCCGGCGCTCGCCCCCGCGCTTGCCGCCTCGCTGGACGGGCGGGTGAGCGAGATCGAACTGCGCATCGACCGGGTCGCCGAACGCGCCAATGCCGCCGGGGCCAATGCCGCCCGTGCCGAAGGGCTGCTGATCGCCTTTGCCGCCCGCCGCGCGATCGACCGGGGGCTGGGGCTTGGCTATATCGAGGCCGAGCTGCGCACACGCTTTGGCGCGGCCCAGCCCCAGGCGGTGGCGCTGGTGATCGACGCCGCGCGCCAGCCGGTCACGCTTGAAGACCTGCAGCTGGGGCTGGACGATCTTGCGCCAGCGCTGACCAGCGGCGTTGACAGCGAGGGCTGGTGGACGGCGCTGCGCCGCGAGCTGGGCGGGCTGATCGTCATCCGCAAGGCCGGCACGCCCTCGACAGGCCCGGCCGAACGGCTGCGCCATGCCCGCCGCCTGCTTGCCGGTGGCCAGGTGGACAAGGCGATGGTCGAAATCATCCGCCTGCCCGGCCACAACGAGGCCGGGAACTGGCTCGCCGCCGCGCGGCGCTATGTCCGCACGCGCCAGGCGCTCGACATTCTGGAAACGAGTGCGATCCTGCAGCCGCGCGGCCCGGCGACGCCGCCGCCGCTGCTGCCCGAACCGACCCCCGCCCGCTAA
- a CDS encoding uroporphyrinogen-III synthase, whose protein sequence is MTLLVLRPQPGAAATAARARALGLDPVIAPLFRIVPRAWALPDARFDALLMTSANAARAIGTAPAGLAGLPLYAVGHATAEAAAAAGFVDIRTGPGDVAGTAARAAADGVRALLHLAGADRVPSPALPEILPVTVYASEAVDPPPALPPGPHLALLHSPRAARHYRALVAPDGAVPARHRIAAISPAVAAAAGTGWDAVGIAPRSDDDALLAVAARLCQG, encoded by the coding sequence ATGACGCTGCTGGTGCTGCGCCCCCAGCCCGGGGCCGCGGCAACGGCGGCGCGCGCGCGGGCGCTCGGCCTTGATCCGGTGATCGCGCCGCTGTTCCGGATCGTGCCGCGCGCCTGGGCGCTGCCCGATGCGCGGTTCGATGCGCTGCTGATGACCAGCGCCAACGCCGCCCGCGCGATCGGCACCGCGCCCGCCGGATTGGCCGGCCTGCCGCTCTATGCGGTCGGCCACGCGACGGCGGAGGCGGCAGCCGCTGCCGGCTTTGTCGATATCCGCACCGGCCCCGGCGATGTTGCTGGCACTGCGGCGCGCGCCGCAGCAGACGGGGTGCGGGCGCTGCTGCATCTGGCGGGCGCGGACCGGGTGCCGTCCCCCGCCCTGCCTGAGATCCTGCCGGTCACCGTCTATGCGTCGGAGGCTGTCGATCCGCCGCCTGCTTTGCCGCCGGGGCCGCATCTGGCGCTGCTGCATTCGCCGCGCGCCGCCCGCCACTACCGGGCGCTGGTCGCACCCGATGGGGCGGTGCCCGCGCGTCACCGCATCGCCGCGATCAGCCCCGCCGTCGCCGCGGCGGCGGGCACCGGCTGGGACGCGGTCGGCATTGCGCCCCGAAGCGACGATGACGCGCTGCTGGCGGTCGCCGCGCGTCTGTGTCAGGGATGA
- the hemC gene encoding hydroxymethylbilane synthase produces MERILRLGTRGSPLALTQARMVRAALAAAHGWSEEDIEIVTFKTSGDRFQDRALADLGGKALWTKELDVALTEGRIDFAVHSMKDVETIRPATICIAAMLPRADVRDRLIGAASIAALPQGARIGTSSPRRAAQLKRARPDVETLLYRGNVETRLAKLEAGEVDATLLAAAGLDRLGHGDIGVAIATDEMLPAPAQGAVGIEARAGDDRMRDLLAAIDHPATTACVFAERAFLARLGAGCRSPVAALAEPDGGLMRMRAEILSPDGSQHVGDTAEIAVEGDAEELAEELLGRAPAELKALFVG; encoded by the coding sequence ATGGAACGCATTCTCCGGCTCGGCACCCGCGGCTCGCCTCTTGCTCTCACCCAGGCCCGCATGGTCCGCGCCGCATTGGCCGCCGCCCATGGCTGGAGCGAAGAAGATATTGAAATCGTGACATTCAAGACCAGCGGCGACCGGTTTCAGGACCGTGCGCTCGCCGATCTGGGCGGCAAGGCGCTGTGGACCAAGGAGCTGGATGTCGCGCTGACCGAAGGCCGAATCGATTTTGCCGTCCATTCGATGAAAGATGTCGAAACGATCCGCCCGGCGACCATCTGCATCGCCGCCATGCTGCCGCGCGCCGATGTCCGCGACCGGCTGATCGGCGCGGCCTCGATCGCCGCGCTGCCGCAGGGCGCGCGCATCGGCACCAGCTCGCCGCGCCGGGCCGCGCAGCTGAAGCGGGCGCGGCCGGACGTCGAAACCCTGCTCTATCGCGGCAATGTCGAGACGCGGCTGGCCAAGCTTGAGGCGGGCGAAGTCGATGCGACCCTGCTCGCCGCCGCGGGGCTCGACCGGCTGGGGCATGGCGATATCGGCGTCGCGATCGCGACCGACGAGATGCTGCCCGCCCCGGCGCAGGGCGCGGTGGGCATCGAGGCGCGCGCGGGCGATGACCGGATGCGCGACCTACTGGCGGCGATCGATCATCCGGCGACCACCGCCTGCGTGTTTGCCGAACGCGCCTTTCTGGCGCGGCTGGGTGCGGGCTGCCGGTCGCCGGTCGCCGCCCTTGCCGAGCCGGATGGCGGGCTGATGCGGATGCGCGCCGAAATCCTGTCGCCCGATGGCAGCCAGCATGTCGGCGACACCGCCGAAATCGCGGTCGAGGGCGATGCCGAAGAGCTGGCCGAAGAGCTGCTGGGCCGCGCGCCTGCCGAACTGAAGGCGCTGTTCGTCGGATGA
- a CDS encoding NAD(P)H-dependent glycerol-3-phosphate dehydrogenase: MKLGVVGAGAWGTALAQLAAAGGAEVPIWAREAEVVAAINATHANPLFLPGIALSPMVRATGDLADLGGCDALLLVTPAQHLRSVLLAVPPGPALILCAKGIEAGTGMLMSDIVAQLCPGRPLAVLSGPTFAHEVAAGLPTAVTLACADPALGQALAQRLAGPAFRPYLSADVIGAEIGGAVKNVLAIACGVVEGRGLGLNARAALISRGFAEMTRFGLARGAERETLAGLSGLGDLVLTCSSTSSRNFALGKAIGEGRPAAALMADRRTVAEGAFTAPVLQQAARAIGVDMPVVDAVCALLAEGADVGAVTATLLARPLRAEGA; this comes from the coding sequence ATGAAGCTGGGCGTCGTCGGGGCGGGCGCATGGGGCACGGCGCTGGCGCAGCTGGCCGCCGCCGGCGGGGCGGAGGTGCCGATCTGGGCGCGCGAGGCCGAAGTCGTCGCGGCGATCAACGCCACCCACGCCAATCCGCTGTTTCTGCCGGGCATCGCGCTGTCGCCCATGGTGCGCGCGACCGGCGATCTGGCCGATCTTGGCGGCTGCGATGCGCTGCTGCTGGTGACGCCCGCCCAGCATCTGCGCAGCGTGCTGTTGGCCGTTCCGCCCGGCCCCGCGCTCATCCTGTGCGCCAAGGGGATCGAGGCGGGCACGGGCATGCTGATGTCCGACATCGTGGCCCAGCTCTGCCCCGGCCGGCCGCTCGCCGTGCTGTCGGGGCCGACATTCGCGCACGAGGTGGCGGCCGGGCTGCCGACGGCGGTGACGCTTGCCTGTGCCGATCCCGCGCTCGGTCAGGCGCTGGCGCAGCGGCTCGCCGGTCCCGCCTTCCGGCCCTATCTGTCCGCCGATGTGATCGGCGCGGAGATTGGCGGCGCGGTCAAGAATGTGCTCGCCATCGCCTGCGGCGTGGTCGAGGGGCGGGGGCTGGGCCTCAACGCCCGTGCGGCGCTGATCAGCCGGGGCTTTGCGGAAATGACCCGGTTCGGGCTGGCGCGCGGGGCGGAGCGCGAGACGCTGGCCGGCCTGTCGGGGCTGGGCGATCTGGTGCTGACCTGTTCGTCGACCAGCTCGCGCAATTTCGCGCTCGGCAAGGCGATTGGCGAGGGCAGGCCGGCGGCCGCGCTGATGGCCGATCGCCGCACGGTTGCCGAGGGCGCGTTCACCGCGCCGGTGCTGCAACAGGCGGCGCGGGCGATCGGCGTCGACATGCCGGTCGTCGATGCGGTGTGCGCGCTGCTCGCCGAAGGTGCCGATGTCGGCGCGGTGACGGCGACGCTCCTCGCCCGGCCACTGCGCGCGGAGGGGGCTTAA
- a CDS encoding DUF1674 domain-containing protein, producing MGERPAHVKPPEYLSPSPPVPQPAPKAAPEAAQGEDDPLGLNPVRYGDWELKGIAIDF from the coding sequence ATGGGCGAACGCCCGGCCCATGTGAAGCCGCCCGAATATCTGTCCCCCAGCCCGCCGGTGCCGCAACCCGCGCCCAAGGCCGCGCCGGAGGCTGCACAAGGCGAGGATGATCCCCTTGGCCTCAACCCCGTCCGCTATGGCGACTGGGAGTTGAAGGGCATCGCCATCGACTTCTGA